In Penaeus monodon isolate SGIC_2016 chromosome 26, NSTDA_Pmon_1, whole genome shotgun sequence, the following are encoded in one genomic region:
- the LOC119590146 gene encoding tigger transposable element-derived protein 6-like isoform X1: MPSTCSVVGCNTWDRPKDVVYHRFPKEKRARKEWVVLCGNKRVNFLTARICSIHFEKTDYERNLKYEMLNLPVPRRLRNVKKDAIPSKHIPKLKMTQSPFNIAENPSRKDDNCHVQSQCNLSNVQKEKPVPMPTQQEPYEVYIVECKEEVKDVIKEEIDVVEEEIDVIKEEIGDVEEENDVNEEDEDVIYPHSMQMRVEEIHSLGTGAEPMFMTWEENGLQNSSGDAVDYTFVRQLQKVIQDGNYTPDQVFTATKTGLFWKRLPAQTFISKKEKMSTGFKAGNDLFTLLLCANASRDFRLKPLLVYRSLSPKELKVTSLQMLPVHWRFNKRVSLTATLFEDWFTNCAVPEISSYCKQKNLEEKAVLLVDNSLGYPEVITDIHPTIKIISISSDKFPSIQHLDQFAITQFKQLYTKSLLHKMLFITGGGDESQVEDFWLSFSIKEALIIIKDSWMAVKTPFLNRIWRYVWLDILQYYVGPPNTLGEIQEIRELANKIPGEGFMQITDDDIRSHIKSHWENLSAEELTEQAKAVQEDDNQKVTPESSLPSTSELKSIIKLLYKTERTLIEKEWNPSRLEHSLTHLRSIRAIYMDALKKRDKTKSYF, from the exons ATGCCCAGCACATGTTCAGTGGTTGGGTGTAATACGTGGGACCGCCCCAAAGATGTCGTTTATCACCGATTTCCCAAGGAGAAAAGGGCAAGAAAAGAGTGGGTCGTGTTATGTGGGAACAAAAGAGTGAACTTTTTGACAGCAAGAATCTGCAGTATCCATTTTGAGAAAACAGACTACGAACGAAATCTGAAATACGAAATGCTGAATTTGCCAGTTCCTCGACGCTTGAGAAACGTGAAAAAGGATGCTATTCCATCGAAACATATTCCAAAACTAAAA aTGACTCAAAGCCCGTTTAACATCGCTGAAAATCCTAGTCGAAAAGATGATAATTGCCATGTTCAGTCGCAGTGCAATTTGAGCAATGTGCAGAAAGAAAAGCCAGTGCCTATGCCAACACAACAGG aACCATATGAAGTTTACATTGTAGAATGCAAAGAGGAAGTCAAGGATGTCATCAAGGAAGAGATTGATGTCGTTGAGGAAGAGATTGATGTCATCAAGGAAGAGATTGGTGACGTCGAGGAAGAGAATGATGTCAAcgaggaagatgaggatgtcATCTACCCACATTCCATGCAGATGAGAGTG GAAGAGATACACAGCTTAGGCACTGGAGCAGAACCCATGTTCATGACATGGGAGGAGAATGGTCTCCAAAACAGCAGTGGAGATGCTGTGGATTATACTTTTGTCAGGCAACTGCAGAAGGTCATACAAGATGGGAATTATACTCCTGATCAGGTTTTCACTGCAACCAAGACAGGCCTCTTTTGGAAACGTCTCCCTGCCCAGACCTTCATCagtaagaaggaaaagatgtCTACAGGTTTTAAGGCTGGGAATGACTTATTCACTCTTCTGCTGTGTGCGAATGCATCAAGAGACTTCAGACTAAAGCCTTTGCTGGTTTATCGCTCTCTCAGTCCAAAGGAACTAAAGGTGACGTCACTCCAGATGTTGCCTGTACACTGGAGATTCAACAAAAGAGTTTCTTTGACAGCAACATTGTTTGAAGACTGGTTCACCAACTGTGCTGTTCCAGAAATCTCATCTTACTGTAAGCAGAAGAATCTTGAAGAAAAAGCAGTGCTACTAGTTGATAATAGTCTAGGTTATCCTGAGGTAATCACTGATATTCATCCAACTATCAAGATCATATCCATATCAAGTGATAAGTTTCCTTCCATACAGCATCTGGATCAGTTTGCCATTACTCAGTTTAAGCAGCTTTACACCAAATCCCTTTTGCACAAGATGCTCTTCATCACAGGAGGTGGGGATGAAAGTCAAGTTGAGGACTTCTGGTTGTCCTTTAGCATCAAGGAGGCACTCATTATCATCAAAGATAGTTGGATGGCTGTTAAAACTCCATTTCTGAACAGAATCTGGAGGTATGTGTGGCTTGATATCCTCCAGTATTATGTAGGACCCCCTAATACCTTGGGGGAGATTCAAGAGATCCGGGAACTTGCAAACAAAATTCCTGGTGAAGGCTTTATGCAAATCACTGACGATGACATTCGCAGTCACATAAAATCCCATTGGGAAAATCTGTCAGCAGAGGAGTTAACAGAGCAGGCCAAGGCTGTTCAGGAAGATGACAACCAAAAGGTGACTCCAGAATCATCTTTGCCGTCAACCTCAGAACTGAAGAGCATTATCAAGCTGCTGTACAAAACGGAAAGGACATTAATAGAGAAAGAGTGGAACCCTTCAAGGTTGGAACACAGCCTGACTCACCTCAGAAGTATAAGggctatatatatggatgcattaaagaaaagagataaaacaaagtCATATTTTTAA
- the LOC119590146 gene encoding tigger transposable element-derived protein 1-like isoform X2, which translates to MGRRGKLYQARMRNLRRATAVKIARRYQMTQSPFNIAENPSRKDDNCHVQSQCNLSNVQKEKPVPMPTQQEPYEVYIVECKEEVKDVIKEEIDVVEEEIDVIKEEIGDVEEENDVNEEDEDVIYPHSMQMRVEEIHSLGTGAEPMFMTWEENGLQNSSGDAVDYTFVRQLQKVIQDGNYTPDQVFTATKTGLFWKRLPAQTFISKKEKMSTGFKAGNDLFTLLLCANASRDFRLKPLLVYRSLSPKELKVTSLQMLPVHWRFNKRVSLTATLFEDWFTNCAVPEISSYCKQKNLEEKAVLLVDNSLGYPEVITDIHPTIKIISISSDKFPSIQHLDQFAITQFKQLYTKSLLHKMLFITGGGDESQVEDFWLSFSIKEALIIIKDSWMAVKTPFLNRIWRYVWLDILQYYVGPPNTLGEIQEIRELANKIPGEGFMQITDDDIRSHIKSHWENLSAEELTEQAKAVQEDDNQKVTPESSLPSTSELKSIIKLLYKTERTLIEKEWNPSRLEHSLTHLRSIRAIYMDALKKRDKTKSYF; encoded by the exons ATGGGTAGACGTGGAAAGTTATATCAAGCCAGAATGAGGAACTTAAGAAGGGCTACCGCCGTCAAGATCGCCCGGAGGTaccag aTGACTCAAAGCCCGTTTAACATCGCTGAAAATCCTAGTCGAAAAGATGATAATTGCCATGTTCAGTCGCAGTGCAATTTGAGCAATGTGCAGAAAGAAAAGCCAGTGCCTATGCCAACACAACAGG aACCATATGAAGTTTACATTGTAGAATGCAAAGAGGAAGTCAAGGATGTCATCAAGGAAGAGATTGATGTCGTTGAGGAAGAGATTGATGTCATCAAGGAAGAGATTGGTGACGTCGAGGAAGAGAATGATGTCAAcgaggaagatgaggatgtcATCTACCCACATTCCATGCAGATGAGAGTG GAAGAGATACACAGCTTAGGCACTGGAGCAGAACCCATGTTCATGACATGGGAGGAGAATGGTCTCCAAAACAGCAGTGGAGATGCTGTGGATTATACTTTTGTCAGGCAACTGCAGAAGGTCATACAAGATGGGAATTATACTCCTGATCAGGTTTTCACTGCAACCAAGACAGGCCTCTTTTGGAAACGTCTCCCTGCCCAGACCTTCATCagtaagaaggaaaagatgtCTACAGGTTTTAAGGCTGGGAATGACTTATTCACTCTTCTGCTGTGTGCGAATGCATCAAGAGACTTCAGACTAAAGCCTTTGCTGGTTTATCGCTCTCTCAGTCCAAAGGAACTAAAGGTGACGTCACTCCAGATGTTGCCTGTACACTGGAGATTCAACAAAAGAGTTTCTTTGACAGCAACATTGTTTGAAGACTGGTTCACCAACTGTGCTGTTCCAGAAATCTCATCTTACTGTAAGCAGAAGAATCTTGAAGAAAAAGCAGTGCTACTAGTTGATAATAGTCTAGGTTATCCTGAGGTAATCACTGATATTCATCCAACTATCAAGATCATATCCATATCAAGTGATAAGTTTCCTTCCATACAGCATCTGGATCAGTTTGCCATTACTCAGTTTAAGCAGCTTTACACCAAATCCCTTTTGCACAAGATGCTCTTCATCACAGGAGGTGGGGATGAAAGTCAAGTTGAGGACTTCTGGTTGTCCTTTAGCATCAAGGAGGCACTCATTATCATCAAAGATAGTTGGATGGCTGTTAAAACTCCATTTCTGAACAGAATCTGGAGGTATGTGTGGCTTGATATCCTCCAGTATTATGTAGGACCCCCTAATACCTTGGGGGAGATTCAAGAGATCCGGGAACTTGCAAACAAAATTCCTGGTGAAGGCTTTATGCAAATCACTGACGATGACATTCGCAGTCACATAAAATCCCATTGGGAAAATCTGTCAGCAGAGGAGTTAACAGAGCAGGCCAAGGCTGTTCAGGAAGATGACAACCAAAAGGTGACTCCAGAATCATCTTTGCCGTCAACCTCAGAACTGAAGAGCATTATCAAGCTGCTGTACAAAACGGAAAGGACATTAATAGAGAAAGAGTGGAACCCTTCAAGGTTGGAACACAGCCTGACTCACCTCAGAAGTATAAGggctatatatatggatgcattaaagaaaagagataaaacaaagtCATATTTTTAA